One segment of Trichlorobacter ammonificans DNA contains the following:
- a CDS encoding tetratricopeptide repeat protein gives MASLTDDLQERIRGYRKRLEAAPDSYAFAPLADLYLQAGQGEEALAAARDGVARHPGFLAGRMALARACRQQRLYDEALQALAVVVTATPESLEAQQMRVELSRAAGRHDEALAALRTILEFYPDDLGVRAELAALESSLWDTPPLVDAGGELELIELSDDDVIPEEADESGEETLAVLANAPVVRKTDPWITVDRFAPEPEALFDGIGREAAADDELPLPELAADDDPMITPTVAELYLSQGFGDRAREIYRMLHVRNPEDAAVAARLVELEGMETPDTVEEGAAAGTAAAADRSATNREKVVVLEGWLENIRRVRTCR, from the coding sequence ATGGCGTCACTGACCGATGACCTGCAGGAGAGGATCAGGGGGTACCGGAAGCGTCTCGAGGCAGCTCCCGATTCGTACGCTTTTGCTCCCCTTGCCGATCTCTATCTGCAGGCGGGGCAGGGAGAAGAGGCCCTGGCGGCGGCCAGAGACGGTGTCGCCCGCCACCCCGGATTTCTGGCCGGCCGGATGGCTCTGGCACGGGCTTGTCGTCAGCAGCGGCTGTACGATGAGGCTCTGCAGGCCCTTGCCGTGGTCGTGACCGCTACGCCGGAATCACTGGAAGCCCAGCAGATGCGGGTGGAACTCAGCCGTGCGGCCGGCCGGCATGACGAGGCACTGGCGGCCCTGCGAACCATCCTTGAGTTCTATCCTGACGATCTGGGTGTCCGTGCCGAGCTTGCCGCTCTTGAATCCTCGCTCTGGGATACGCCGCCGCTCGTTGATGCTGGCGGGGAGTTGGAGTTGATCGAGCTGTCCGATGACGACGTGATTCCGGAGGAAGCGGACGAGAGTGGCGAGGAGACGCTGGCAGTGCTGGCAAACGCGCCGGTGGTGCGTAAGACCGATCCCTGGATAACGGTCGACCGTTTCGCTCCGGAGCCGGAGGCGTTGTTCGACGGGATCGGCCGGGAGGCTGCTGCCGATGACGAGCTGCCACTGCCGGAGCTTGCTGCCGATGATGACCCGATGATCACGCCGACCGTTGCCGAACTCTATCTTTCCCAGGGGTTCGGCGACCGGGCGCGGGAGATTTACCGGATGCTGCATGTGCGCAATCCGGAAGATGCTGCGGTCGCCGCTCGCCTTGTCGAACTTGAAGGAATGGAGACACCTGACACCGTCGAGGAGGGCGCTGCCGCCGGTACGGCGGCAGCCGCGGACCGGTCAGCCACGAACCGGGAAAAGGTGGTGGTCCTGGAAGGGTGGCTGGAGAATATCCGGAGGGTGCGGACATGTCGCTGA
- the accB gene encoding acetyl-CoA carboxylase biotin carboxyl carrier protein yields MEVKDLKLLIKMITETDITEFEMDNADEKIVIKRGQRTEIVQMAAPAQAYLPAAAPLAAAAAPAAPAAAAPAAAAPAAETGETINSPIVGTFYRSPSPESPAFAEVGQVVEKGQVLCLVEAMKLFNEIEAEFKCKIVKICVENAQPVEFGQPLFVIEKL; encoded by the coding sequence ATGGAAGTCAAGGATCTGAAGCTGTTGATAAAGATGATTACCGAGACCGATATTACCGAATTTGAAATGGATAACGCCGACGAGAAGATCGTCATCAAGCGGGGGCAGCGGACCGAGATCGTGCAGATGGCCGCCCCTGCTCAGGCCTACTTGCCGGCTGCCGCGCCGCTTGCCGCTGCAGCGGCTCCGGCTGCTCCCGCCGCTGCCGCACCTGCTGCTGCCGCTCCGGCTGCGGAGACCGGCGAGACCATCAACTCCCCCATCGTCGGCACCTTCTACCGTTCCCCCTCGCCGGAGTCCCCGGCCTTTGCTGAAGTCGGCCAAGTGGTTGAAAAGGGACAGGTGCTCTGCCTGGTTGAGGCGATGAAGCTGTTCAACGAGATCGAGGCGGAGTTCAAGTGCAAGATCGTCAAGATCTGCGTCGAGAATGCGCAGCCGGTGGAGTTCGGTCAGCCGCTGTTTGTCATTGAAAAGCTCTAG
- the aroQ gene encoding type II 3-dehydroquinate dehydratase, which yields MRVLVLHGPNLNLLGQREPEIYGTLTLAQINAALESLAAELGCSVAFFQSNCEGSLVDAIQGARDTCDAILINPAAYTHTSVALRDALAAVGLPFVEVHLSNVYRREEFRHHSFLAPLALGQISGFGLDSYLLGLRALFNHSEK from the coding sequence ATGCGTGTGCTGGTGCTGCATGGCCCTAACCTCAACCTGCTGGGGCAGCGGGAGCCCGAAATCTACGGAACTCTGACCCTTGCCCAGATCAATGCCGCTCTGGAAAGTCTGGCTGCGGAGCTGGGCTGCAGCGTTGCCTTCTTCCAGTCAAACTGCGAAGGTTCGCTGGTCGATGCCATCCAGGGGGCGCGGGACACCTGTGACGCCATCCTGATCAATCCGGCCGCCTACACCCACACCAGCGTTGCGCTGCGCGATGCCCTGGCAGCCGTGGGGCTCCCTTTTGTTGAAGTACACCTTTCCAACGTTTACCGCCGGGAGGAGTTCCGGCATCACAGTTTTCTGGCTCCCCTGGCCCTGGGCCAGATCAGCGGGTTCGGTCTGGACAGCTACCTGCTGGGATTGCGGGCACTTTTTAATCACAGTGAAAAATAG
- the aroB gene encoding 3-dehydroquinate synthase translates to MRTVSIQLGSRSYDIRIGSALLSGTGAACSARGLAGRAAVISNPTVAPLYAGTVVASLAAAGFAPLLIEIPDGEEFKTAATLDDVYDRLIEAGVDRHDFIVALGGGVVGDLAGFAAATYLRGIPFVQIPTTLLAQVDSSVGGKTGIDHPRGKNLIGAFYQPSLVLADLDTLRTLSERHYRAGLAEVVKYGMVLDRGLFERLEAETELLLRRDTALLGEVVACCCRLKAWVVEQDEHESGLRAVLNYGHTLGHAFETLGGYRNLVHGEAVAIGMACAAEISRAAGFCTAGERDRLVGLLERLGLPVTPPKTATDLLTAALAGDKKNRAGTLSYICNRGIGGHAVLKITPADLAAAC, encoded by the coding sequence GTGAGAACCGTATCCATCCAGCTGGGTTCCCGCAGTTACGATATCCGAATTGGCAGCGCCCTGCTGTCCGGCACTGGTGCCGCCTGTTCGGCACGTGGTCTGGCGGGGCGGGCGGCCGTTATCAGCAATCCCACCGTTGCTCCCCTCTACGCCGGAACGGTTGTCGCTTCCCTTGCGGCGGCCGGCTTTGCGCCGCTTCTGATCGAGATTCCCGATGGCGAGGAGTTCAAGACCGCCGCCACCCTCGATGATGTGTATGATCGCCTGATCGAGGCCGGTGTCGATCGCCATGATTTCATCGTGGCTCTGGGAGGGGGCGTGGTGGGTGATCTGGCGGGCTTTGCGGCCGCCACCTACCTGCGGGGAATTCCCTTCGTGCAGATTCCCACCACCCTGCTGGCCCAGGTGGACAGCAGTGTCGGCGGCAAGACCGGCATTGACCATCCCCGCGGCAAGAACCTGATCGGCGCCTTTTATCAACCCTCCCTGGTGCTGGCGGACCTGGACACCTTGCGGACTCTTTCCGAGCGCCATTACCGGGCCGGCCTCGCCGAGGTGGTCAAGTACGGCATGGTATTGGACCGCGGCCTGTTTGAACGGCTGGAAGCGGAAACGGAGTTGCTGCTCCGGCGCGACACCGCCCTGCTGGGAGAGGTCGTGGCCTGCTGCTGTCGGCTGAAGGCGTGGGTAGTGGAGCAGGACGAGCACGAATCAGGGCTGCGGGCGGTACTGAATTACGGCCACACCCTGGGACACGCCTTTGAGACCTTGGGGGGGTACCGGAACCTGGTGCATGGTGAGGCGGTTGCCATCGGCATGGCCTGTGCTGCGGAAATATCCCGTGCTGCCGGTTTCTGCACTGCCGGGGAGCGGGACCGTCTCGTCGGCCTGCTTGAACGCCTGGGATTGCCGGTAACCCCGCCGAAAACCGCTACCGACCTGCTGACGGCGGCGCTTGCCGGCGACAAGAAAAACCGTGCCGGAACCCTGAGCTACATCTGCAACCGGGGAATCGGCGGCCATGCCGTGCTGAAGATCACACCGGCCGATCTGGCCGCAGCCTGTTAG
- a CDS encoding M24 family metallopeptidase produces the protein MLKNRRQLLRPFFEEQHLDLLLIEHPVNLRYLSGFSGSEGSLLLTADGAGWFVCDSRYTVQATAEVAGLTVLERSRRHEAVAELAGSVGAHRIGFEAAHTTVTAHRTLAEQLAGCELLPIGPELERIRDLKDAGELKLLEQVAALASAALEAVLPGLRPGVTEAAFALELEFEMRRRGADASGFDIIVASGERGAMPHGRASGKVIRAGELVTIDFGAVLAGYHSDETVTVAVGEIGEEQRRVYETVKTAHDLAIAAVKPGISCRDLDAVARDHIAAQGYGDYFGHGLGHGVGLDIHEKPVISPRSDAVVAEGMVFTIEPGIYLPGRCGVRIEDTVAVTADGCRLLTRIDKGLKSL, from the coding sequence ATGCTAAAAAACCGGCGGCAGCTTCTTCGTCCGTTCTTTGAAGAACAGCACCTCGATCTGCTGTTGATCGAGCACCCGGTGAACCTGCGCTACCTCTCCGGCTTCAGCGGCTCCGAAGGCTCACTGCTGCTGACTGCCGATGGTGCGGGCTGGTTTGTCTGCGATTCCCGCTACACGGTGCAGGCGACGGCCGAGGTGGCCGGGCTGACCGTTCTGGAGCGTTCCCGGCGCCACGAAGCGGTGGCGGAACTGGCCGGTTCCGTTGGGGCGCACCGGATCGGCTTTGAAGCTGCCCATACCACCGTCACGGCCCACCGGACCCTGGCGGAGCAGCTGGCCGGCTGTGAACTGCTGCCGATCGGGCCTGAGCTGGAGCGGATTCGCGATCTCAAGGATGCCGGAGAGCTGAAGCTCCTGGAGCAGGTGGCGGCCCTGGCCTCTGCAGCCCTTGAGGCGGTGCTGCCCGGCCTGCGGCCCGGTGTGACCGAGGCGGCGTTCGCTTTAGAGCTTGAGTTCGAGATGCGCCGTCGCGGCGCCGATGCTAGCGGGTTCGATATCATCGTTGCCTCGGGGGAGCGGGGCGCCATGCCCCATGGCCGTGCTTCCGGCAAGGTGATCCGGGCCGGCGAACTGGTTACCATCGACTTCGGTGCCGTGCTGGCCGGCTATCATTCCGACGAGACCGTGACCGTGGCCGTCGGGGAGATCGGCGAGGAACAGCGGCGGGTTTACGAGACGGTGAAAACTGCCCATGACCTGGCCATTGCAGCGGTGAAGCCGGGCATCTCCTGCCGTGATCTTGATGCGGTGGCCCGCGACCATATCGCGGCCCAGGGGTACGGCGACTATTTCGGCCACGGCCTGGGGCACGGGGTGGGGCTGGATATCCACGAGAAGCCGGTGATCTCCCCCCGCAGCGATGCGGTGGTGGCAGAGGGGATGGTCTTCACCATCGAACCGGGGATCTACCTGCCGGGCCGGTGCGGGGTGCGGATCGAGGATACCGTGGCGGTCACCGCCGACGGCTGCCGGCTGTTGACCCGGATCGATAAGGGGCTGAAGAGCCTGTAA
- a CDS encoding roadblock/LC7 domain-containing protein, whose protein sequence is MSLRELLESLIGRIEGAHAIMLMGRDCIAVDEVRRDTAGFDVQAMAVEYATVVKDIRRSIDVVGAGDLEEMTVTTANAVMVVRILNEEFFAVMVLSRDANPGKARFLLSTVVPELIRSVE, encoded by the coding sequence ATGTCGCTGAGGGAGCTGCTGGAGTCGCTGATCGGGCGGATTGAGGGTGCCCACGCGATTATGCTGATGGGGCGCGACTGCATCGCCGTCGACGAGGTGCGACGGGATACGGCCGGTTTCGACGTGCAGGCCATGGCAGTGGAATATGCAACCGTGGTCAAGGACATCCGGCGGTCCATCGACGTGGTGGGGGCCGGTGACCTGGAAGAAATGACGGTGACCACCGCCAATGCGGTCATGGTGGTTCGTATCCTGAACGAGGAGTTTTTCGCCGTCATGGTCCTGTCCCGTGACGCCAACCCGGGCAAGGCACGCTTCCTCCTGAGCACCGTTGTCCCTGAACTGATCCGCTCGGTGGAGTAA